The genomic region TACCCTGAACAGAGCAGATTGTCCCCGTCAGGGCGGCACGCGCCCCCGCCGGAAGGCCGGCGCGGGCAACCGTCAGATGTTGCCGGGGACCCGAGGCGGAAAGGACCAGCGGTGACCGACGACTCCGCAGCTGGCTCCGCGGCCAGTCCCGACAGCACCGCCACCACCAAGCTGCCCGTACCGCCACAGCGGTCGCCCGAGGTGGCGGCCGACGACTTCCAGCCCGACGCGCCCGCCGAGAAGGGCACCACCCGGATCCCGGTGTCCGGCCGGTCGCCGGCCGACTACGAGGCCGCGACCTCCGACGACGACGTGCACATGGTTCCCGGCGCGGTCATCGGCGGCGGACGCTACCGGCTGCTGGTGTTCCACGGCGGGCCGCCCACGCTGCAGTTCTGGCAGGCCCTCGACACCGCGCTGGACCGGCAGGTCGCGCTGACCCTCGTCGACCCCGACAACACACTGCCCGACGCCGAGGTCCGGGCGATCCTGGACCGCACGATGAAGCTCAGCCGCATCGACATGCCGGGGATCGCGCGCGTGCTGGACGTGATGCACACCGGCTCCGGTGGCCTGATCGTGTCCGAGTGGATCCGCGGCGGCTCCCTGGCCGAGGTGGCCGAGACCTCGCCCTCCCCGATCGGCGGGGCCCGTGCGATGCAGTCGCTGGCCGCGGCAGCGGAGGCCGCGCACCGCGCCGGGGTGGCGCTGTCCATCGACCACCCCAGCCGGATCCGGGTCAGCATCGAGGGCGACGTGGCGCTGGCGTTCCCGGCGACGCTGGCCGACGCCACCCCCGAGGACGACGTCCGCGGTATCGGCGCGGCGCTGTACGCGCTGCTGATCAACCGGTGGCCGCTGCCCGAGCAGGGCGTGCCCAGCGGGCTGGCGCAGGCCGATCTCGACGCCGCGGGTCAGCCGGTGGAACCGCGGGCCGTCGACCGCAACATCCCGTTCCAGATCTCGGCCGCCGCGGCGCGCGCCGTGCAGGAGAGCGGCGGTATCCGCACCGCCCCGACGTTGCTGAACCTTCTTCAGCAGGCCACCGCGGTCGCCGACCGCACCGAGCTGATCGCCCCGGTCGACGAGTCCGGGGACGGTGACGCGGACCTCGACGACTACGACAGCGATCCCGAGGCCGAGGCGAAACGGCGCCGGGCTCTGCTGATCGGGTTGGGCGCCGCCGCGGCGGTGGTGGTGGTCGCCCTCGTGGTGCTGGCCAGCGTGCTGAGCCGGATCTTCGGCGACGTCGGCGACGGCCTGGGCGGGGACCGGCTCGGCCTCAGCGACACCAGCCCGTCGAAGACCTCCGAGCAGAGCGCCGGCGCTGTCGTGAAACCCGTTTCGGCGACGGTGTTCTCGCCGGAAGGCGAGGCGGACGCACCCGCGCTGGCCCGGCTGGCCATCGACGGTGACAAGACCACGGTGTGGCCGATCGACACGTACACCGATCCGGTGCCGTTCCCGAACTTCAAGAACGGTGTGGGGTTGATCCTGCAGCTGCCCAAGCCGACGTCGGTCGGCGAGGTCGACATCGACCTCAACAGCACCGGCACCGAGGTGGAGATCCGGTCGGCGCCCAGCGCGAACCCGGCGTCGCTGTCGGACACCACGGTGCTGACCCCGGCCACCCCGCTCAAGCCCGGCGACAACACCGTGAAGGTGACCGATCCGACGCCGACGCAGTATCTGCTGGTGTGGGTGTCCACGCTCGGCCAGGTGGACGGGGAGAGCCGCTCCGACATCGCCGAGATCACGGTCAAGGCCGCGGACTGATCTATCCCCAGGCCGGCAAAGAGGTGTCAGGAGGCACCCCGGGAGCCGTTTAGTGTTCGGCTGTGGGGACCTTCGGAGGGCCGCCGCAGCGGCCCCGCAGCGATGCGGAACTGCTCGCCGCGCACGTCGCCGGGGACCGCTACGCCTTCGAGGAGCTGTTCTACCGTCACCACCGCCAGCTGTACCGGCTGGCCCGGTTGACCACCCGCGACCCCGAAGACGCCGCCGACGCGCTGCAGGACGCGATGCTCAAGGCGCACCGACGGGCGCGGACGTTCCGCAATGACGCCGCGGTCACCAGCTGGCTGCACCGCATTGTGGTCAACGCCTGTCTGGACCGGCTGCGCCGCGACCGGGTCCGGCCGGCCGAACCGCTGACCGATGAGGACGTCGCCGCGGTCGGCGATCCGACGGCGCAGGTGGATACCGCGATCGTGATCGAGACCGCGCTGATGCGGCTGCCCGTTGAGCAGCGCGCCGCGGTGGTCGCGGTCGACATGCAGGGCTACTCGGTCGCCGAGACCGCGCGGTTGCTGGGAGTGCCGCAGGGCACGGTCAAGAGCCGCTGCTCGCGGGCCCGCGCCCGGCTGGCCGACGAGCTCGAGCACCTGGATGCGCGGGCGGCGACGGCCGCGGACTGACCGGAACCGGACGGCGACGGCGCGCGTCCTATGTTTCGTGTGTTTCGTGGTCCCGCGTGTCGTGGGTCTCGTGGGTTCTGCCGGTCGTGGTGGACACTGGCTGTCGATGGACACCGGCACGAACACCGGGCTCGACGGATCGGGCGATCCGTCGGCCGACCGTGTGCGCGGCGAGCTGCGCCGGCTGGCGGACGATCTGCGCGCCGACGACGCGACCGCACCCGAGGTGCCGCCCGAGGTCACCGCGCGGATCGGCGCGGCGCTGCGGCACGCACCCGCGCACGCGTCGCGCCCGCCGCTGGGCGCGCTGCGGCTGGCCGCACTGATCCTCGGGGTACTCGCCGTGGTGGCCGCGGTGGTGCTCGGCGTGGCGCGGCTCACCCACAAACCGCCGTCGCCGTTCTCCGACCCGGGACCCACCGCCGAACGCATCACCGTGACCCCCACGACACCCGCCGCGGGGTCGGTGGCCTCATCGCCTGCACGATGAGCCCCCGCCCGTAATCTGTGGGGAAGTTGTCGACTAATCGCCGACGGGTTCGGGAACACCGCGACCTACCCTGGTGTTGTATCGGTGCCGTCAAAACGCGGCAGAAAGGCCCTCATGACCACCACTGACACGGTCCATGACCTGATCATCATCGGTTCCGGCCCGGCCGGTTACACCGCGGCCATCTACGCGGCCCGTGCGCAGCTGAACCCACTGGTCTTCGAAGGCGTGCAGTTCGGTGGCGCGCTGATGACCACGACCGAGGTGGAGAACTACCCGGGCTTCCGCAACGGGATCACCGGCCCCGAGCTGATGGACGAGATGCGCGAGCAGGCGCTGCGCTTCGGTGCGGACCTGCGGATGGAGGACGTCGACGCGGTCGATCTGACCGGCCCGGTCAAGTCGGTGACGGTCGGTGACGAGACCCACAAGGCGCGCGCGGTGATCCTGGCCATGGGTGCCGCGGCCCGCCACCTCGGGGTGCCCGGCGAGGAGGCCCTGATCGGCATGGGTGTATCCACCTGCGCCACCTGCGACGGCTTCTTCTTCCGCGACGAGGACATCGTGGTGGTCGGCGGCGGTGACTCCGCGATGGAGGAGGCCACCTTCCTGACCCGGTTCGCCCGCAGCGTGACGATCGTGCACCGTCGCGACGAATTCCGTGCGTCGCGCATCATGCTCGAGCGCGCCCGGTCCAACGAGAAGATCAAGTTCATCACCAACAGCGAGGTCGTCGCGATCGAGGGTGACCCCAAGGTGAGCGCAATTCGGTTGCGCAACAACGTAACCGGTGAGGAGTCCAAGCTCGACGTGACCGGTGTGTTCGTCGCGATCGGCCACGATCCGCGCTCGGAGCTGGTGCGCGGCCAGGTCGACGTCGACCCCGACGGCTACGTGCTGACGCAGCCCGGCTCGACCCGCACCTCGATCGAAGGTGTCTTCGCCGCAGGCGATCTCGTCGACCGCACCTATCGTCAGGCCATCACCGCCGCGGGCAGCGGCTGCAAGGCCTCCATCGACGCGGAACGGTGGCTCGCCGAAACCTCTTCTGCTGCAACGCATCAGACTACTGAAACCCCCGCCTGATAAGGAGTACCCATGTCATCAGCCACGGTCACCGTCACCGACGACTCGTTCTCGAGCGACGTCCTCGCCAGCAGCACCCCCGTGCTGGTGGACTTCTGGGCCACCTGGTGCGGACCGTGCAAGATGATCGCTCCGGTACTCGAGGAGATCGCCGCGGAGAGGGCCGGTGAGCTCACCGTCGCCAAGCTCGACGTCGACGCCAACCCGGCCACCGCGCGTGACTTCCAGGTGGTCTCGATCCCGACGCTGATCCTGTTCAAGGACGGTCAGCCGGTGAAGCGCATCGTCGGTGCCAAGGGCAAGGCGGCGCTGTTGCGGGAGCTGGCCGACGCCGTCTGAGCTGTAATCCAGCTCACAGACACTCGCCTGGGGTTTTCAGGAATCCGGCGGGTGTCTGAGACAATCGTGCCAGCCCGTCAACCTGGTGAGCCCTGTCCTGCGGCTGCCATCCGTGACCGAAAGGCCGCATATGACCAGTCTGCGTCGCGGTGACCGCGGGGCCGCGGTCACCGAGATCCGGGCTGCGCTGGCCGCTCTCGGCATGCTGCCGGACACCGACGACGAGGACCTCACCACCGGTAAGCACGTCGCCGCCGACGTCTTCGATGACGAGCTCGACCAGGCGGTGCGCGCGTTCCAACAGCATCGCGGCCTGCTCGTCGACGGCATAGTCGGCGAGGCCACTTACCGCGCGCTGAAGGAGGCCTCCTACCGGCTCGGCGCGCGCACGCTCAGCCACCAGTTCGGTGCGCCGATGTACGGCGACGACGTGGCGACGCTGCAGGCCCGGCTGCAGGAGCTCGGCTTCTACACCGGCCTGGTCGACGGCCACTTCGGGCTCTCGACGCACAACGCGCTGATGTCCTACCAGCGCGAGTACGGCCTGTACCCGGACGGCATCTGCGGGCCGGAGACGTTGCGGTCGTTGTACTTTCTCGGCTCCCGGGTCACCGGCGGTTCGCCGCACGCGATCCGCGAGGAGGAGATGGTCCGCCGGTCGGGTCCGCGGCTGTCCGGTAAGCGCATCATCATCGATCCGGGCCGCGGCGGTGACGACCACGGACTGATCATGCAGGGTCCGGAGGGGCCGATCAGCGAGGCGGACATCCTGTGGGATCTGGCCAGCCGGCTCGAGGGCCGAATGACCGCGATCGGCATGGAGACCTTCCTGTCCCGGCCGGCCAACCGCTCGCCGTCGGACGCCGAACGCGCCGCGACCGCCAACGCCGTCGGCGCCGACCTGATGATCAGCCTGCGCTGCGCCACGCAGCCCACCCCCGCGGCCAACGGTGTCGCGTCCTTCCACTTCGGTAACTCGCACGGCTCGGTGTCCACCATAGGCCGCAACCTGGCCGACTTCATCCAGCGAGAAGTGGTGGCCCGCACCGGGTTACGGGACTGCCGCACACACGGCCGGACCTGGGATCTGCTCCGGCTGACCCGGATGCCCACCGTGCAGGTCGACATCGGTTACATCACCAACCCGCACGACCGCGAGCTGCTGCTGGCTCCGCAGACCCGCGACGCGATCGCCGAGGGCATGCTCGCCGCCGTGAAGCGGCTCTACCTGTTGGGCAAGAACGACCGTCCCACAGGGACTTTCACGTTCGCCGAACTGCTGGCCCACGAACTGTCGGTCGAACAGTCCGGTCGGGTCAGCCCCTCGTAACAGCCCGCAGGCACGGCCCCGCGCCGGCGCCGACCGGCTGACGGATCTGGGCGCTCTCCAGCAGTCGCTCCAACGCGGCCTCGACGTCGGCCTTCCACCCGAGCCCCTGCTCCAGTTCCAGGCGCAACCGCGGGAAGTAGCGGTGCTGCGCGACCACGACGAACCCCGCGTCGAGCAACAGGTCCATGTCGAGCACGCACTGCTCCACCGAACAGTCCCCGAGCACATCGAGCACCGGCTGCAGTTCCGGGGCGACCACACCCGGTTCGGTCAGCTCGCCGACCTCGGCGGTGTGCCCGAACGCCTCGAGGGCGCGGGCGCCGCGGCGCACCAGGTCGTTGACCACCGCGGAGATCAGGGTGCGCGGCAGGGTGTCGTTGTCGTCGGCGCACTCCACCCCCAGCGAGGTGAGGAGCACGGCGTCGGCGCTGACGGGTCCGGTCGGGAAGTGCCGGGCCCGGGGCACGACACCGGGCGGTGCGTAGAAGACATACCCGAGGCAGGCTTCGTCACCGGTGAGCGGCGCGGGCCCGTCGTCGGTGTCGGCGGCGGTGCACTGCACCGCGACCTGTCCGCACGACCCCCACTCGAGCATGACCATGGACAGCCACGCTTCCTTCTCGAACTCCGGGTCGGCGAGGTGGTCGCGATCGGATCGGATGCTCGCCGGGTCGACCTCCCAGTACACACAACTGCGCGCGTGCTTGGGCAGCTGCTCGAAGGCCTCGAGCCGCAAGGGCGTGATGCGTGCCGACACTAGACTCCCCGAGTTCTACGCGGTGCGGATGTGCACAGCTGCCACTCCAGGATAGAAGGGCTGCCGATCACCGGCCCAGTTTCGGCGCCGGCCGCGGGGCCCGACCGCTTCGAAGGCCAAAAACGTTGGCTCACAACGAAACTCCTTCAGGAGAGACCGGCCCGGCGAACCGCTGACGCGGTTAGTGTCACAGTGACGTAATTCGCCGGTATGGTCGGTCATTCCTTGGACGCGCTCATCAAGTCCACAATTCGCTGCAGATCGTCCACCGAGCCGAACTCGACCACGATCTTGCCCTTGCGCTTGCCGAGGCTCACCGTCACCCGGGTGTCGAACGCATTCGACAGCTTCTCGGCGACGTCCTGCAGCCCCGGCATCTGGATCGGCTTACGTTTCGGCGCCGGCGGCGCACTCGGGCCGGCCCGGTTGGCGAGCGTGACGGCCTCCTCGGTGGCGCGCACCGACAGTCCCTCCGCCACAATGCGGGCGGCGAGCTCCTCCTGCTTCTCCGGTCCGCCCTCCAGTGCGAGCAGTGCCCTGGCGTGGCCGGCCGACAGCACGCCGGCGGCCACCCGTCGCTGCACCGCGATCGGCAGGCGCAGCAACCGGATCGTGTTGGTGATGACGGGACGGGACCGGCCGATCCGGGCGGCGAGTTCATCGTGGGTGACCCCGAACTCGTCGAGCAGCTGTTGGTAGGCGGCCGCCTCCTCGAGCGGGTTCAGCTGGACGCGGTGGATGTTCTCCAGGAGTGCGTCGCGTAGCAGGTCGTCGTCGGCGGTCTCCCGGACAATCGCCGGGATCGCGGTGAGGCCGGCCTGCTGGGCGGCGCGCCACCGCCGCTCCCCCATGACGAGCTGGTACCGGGCCGGGGCGCCGGGCTGCTCGGTAGGCAGCGCGCGGACGACGATCGGCTGCATGAGCCCGAACTCCCGGATGGAGTGGACGAGCTCGGCGAGCGCCTCCTCGTCGAACACCTGGCGGGGCTGGCGTGGGTTCGGCTCGATCGCCGCCACGTCGATCTCCCGGTACACCGCACCGACCGGGCTGCTGGTACCCGTGTCCGGGGACCCGCCGATCACCACGTCGGCCGCGGCGTCGCCCATCTTGCCGAGCGAGGACTCCTGTCCGTCCGCCGGCCCGGTCGGGATCAGCGAGGCCAGTCCGCGGCCGAGGCCGCTGCGCTTGCGTGTCGGTTGGGTCATCGGTGTGTTCTCCTATTCGCGCCCGCGCTGGATTGATGTCTTCAATTCTCAGGGCCCGGCAGGATGTCCGGCCGCTGCCCGTGCGCTCATCCTCGTTCGGCGATCTCTCGGCTGGCGTCGAGATAGCTCATCGCACCACGGGAGCCGGGGTCGTAGTCGAGGATCGTCATTCCGTAGCCCGGCGCCTCGGACACCTTGACGCTGCGCGGGATCACCGTCCGCAGCACCTTGGTGCCGAAGTGGGCGCGCACATCTGAGGCGACCTGGTCGGCGAGCTTGGTGCGGCCGTCGTACATCGTGAGGATGACGGTGGACACCTCGAGCTCCGGATTGAGGTGCGCCTTGATCATCTCGATGGTCCGCATGAGCTGTCCCACGCCCTCCAGCGCGTAGTACTCGCACTGGATCGGGATCAGCACCTCGGGTGCCGCGACGAACGCGTTGATCGTCAGCAGGCCCAGCGACGGCGGGCAGTCGATGAAGACGTAGTCGAAGTTGTACTCCTTCAGGGCGGCCAGCGCGTTACGCAGCCGGCCCTCGCGCGCCACCATGCTCACCAACTCGATCTCGGCACCCGCGAGATCGATGGTCGCCGGCACGCAGAAGAGACGTTCGTTGTGCGGGCTGCGCTGGATCGCGTCGCGCAGCGGAAGCTCGCCGATGAGCACCTCGTAGGAGGACGGTGTGCCGGGCCGGTGCTCGATCCCCAGCGCGGTGCTCGCGTTGCCCTGCGGGTCGAGGTCGATCACGAGAGTGTTCAGCCCCTGCAGGGCCAGCGCCGCGGCGATGTTCACGGCGGTGGTCGTCTTCCCGACCCCGCCCTTCTGGTTGGCGACGGTGAAGACGCGCTGCTTCTCCGGACGGGGCAGGGTGGTCTTGGACGCGGCGTGCAACAGCTTCACCGCGCGCTCGGCCTCCGCCCCGATCGGGGTGTCGACAGCGGTCGCGTCCGGCCACGCCGGGTCGACCGGATCGGT from Mycolicibacterium phlei harbors:
- the murJ gene encoding murein biosynthesis integral membrane protein MurJ — protein: MNTTDRSRQATSPPPAGSGSAPARPELTDAAVVSRSWGMALATLVSRITGFGRIVLVATILGAALSSAFSVAYQLPNLIAALVLEATFTAIFVPVLARAERDDPDRGAAFTRRLVTLAFTLLLVTTIVSVLSAPLLVDLMLGSHPEVNRDVTRAFAYLLLPQVLFYGLSSVFMAILNNRNVFGPPAWAPVCNNLVALATLGLYVLVPGELSLDPVSMGNAKLLVLGIGMTLGTVTQVVVLLVAIRRQRISLKPLWGIDDRMKQFGAMAAAMVLYVLISQIGLIVGNRIAAGAADSGPAIYNYTWLVLQLPFGMIGVTVLTVVMPRLSRNAAANDQRAVLADLSLATRLTMVTLIPVVAMMTVGGPAMGSALFAYGKFGSVDAHYLGMAITLSAFTLIPYALLLLQLRVFYAREQPWTPILLIIVITIVKIIGSVIAPHLTDDPDLVAGYLGTANGLGFLAGATLGYFLLRSNLKPPGGRLLDLQVIRTILVTVAASLVAGMIAHAADRLLGLESLTERWGGGGSLIRLTALGLIMVPIIAGILLAARVPDAHAALAAVRRRLGRGTPAVSDVAANTAVSADRPRPATALTYPEQSRLSPSGRHAPPPEGRRGQPSDVAGDPRRKGPAVTDDSAAGSAASPDSTATTKLPVPPQRSPEVAADDFQPDAPAEKGTTRIPVSGRSPADYEAATSDDDVHMVPGAVIGGGRYRLLVFHGGPPTLQFWQALDTALDRQVALTLVDPDNTLPDAEVRAILDRTMKLSRIDMPGIARVLDVMHTGSGGLIVSEWIRGGSLAEVAETSPSPIGGARAMQSLAAAAEAAHRAGVALSIDHPSRIRVSIEGDVALAFPATLADATPEDDVRGIGAALYALLINRWPLPEQGVPSGLAQADLDAAGQPVEPRAVDRNIPFQISAAAARAVQESGGIRTAPTLLNLLQQATAVADRTELIAPVDESGDGDADLDDYDSDPEAEAKRRRALLIGLGAAAAVVVVALVVLASVLSRIFGDVGDGLGGDRLGLSDTSPSKTSEQSAGAVVKPVSATVFSPEGEADAPALARLAIDGDKTTVWPIDTYTDPVPFPNFKNGVGLILQLPKPTSVGEVDIDLNSTGTEVEIRSAPSANPASLSDTTVLTPATPLKPGDNTVKVTDPTPTQYLLVWVSTLGQVDGESRSDIAEITVKAAD
- the sigM gene encoding RNA polymerase sigma factor SigM, whose product is MGTFGGPPQRPRSDAELLAAHVAGDRYAFEELFYRHHRQLYRLARLTTRDPEDAADALQDAMLKAHRRARTFRNDAAVTSWLHRIVVNACLDRLRRDRVRPAEPLTDEDVAAVGDPTAQVDTAIVIETALMRLPVEQRAAVVAVDMQGYSVAETARLLGVPQGTVKSRCSRARARLADELEHLDARAATAAD
- the trxB gene encoding thioredoxin-disulfide reductase → MTTTDTVHDLIIIGSGPAGYTAAIYAARAQLNPLVFEGVQFGGALMTTTEVENYPGFRNGITGPELMDEMREQALRFGADLRMEDVDAVDLTGPVKSVTVGDETHKARAVILAMGAAARHLGVPGEEALIGMGVSTCATCDGFFFRDEDIVVVGGGDSAMEEATFLTRFARSVTIVHRRDEFRASRIMLERARSNEKIKFITNSEVVAIEGDPKVSAIRLRNNVTGEESKLDVTGVFVAIGHDPRSELVRGQVDVDPDGYVLTQPGSTRTSIEGVFAAGDLVDRTYRQAITAAGSGCKASIDAERWLAETSSAATHQTTETPA
- the trxA gene encoding thioredoxin; its protein translation is MSSATVTVTDDSFSSDVLASSTPVLVDFWATWCGPCKMIAPVLEEIAAERAGELTVAKLDVDANPATARDFQVVSIPTLILFKDGQPVKRIVGAKGKAALLRELADAV
- a CDS encoding N-acetylmuramoyl-L-alanine amidase, with protein sequence MTSLRRGDRGAAVTEIRAALAALGMLPDTDDEDLTTGKHVAADVFDDELDQAVRAFQQHRGLLVDGIVGEATYRALKEASYRLGARTLSHQFGAPMYGDDVATLQARLQELGFYTGLVDGHFGLSTHNALMSYQREYGLYPDGICGPETLRSLYFLGSRVTGGSPHAIREEEMVRRSGPRLSGKRIIIDPGRGGDDHGLIMQGPEGPISEADILWDLASRLEGRMTAIGMETFLSRPANRSPSDAERAATANAVGADLMISLRCATQPTPAANGVASFHFGNSHGSVSTIGRNLADFIQREVVARTGLRDCRTHGRTWDLLRLTRMPTVQVDIGYITNPHDRELLLAPQTRDAIAEGMLAAVKRLYLLGKNDRPTGTFTFAELLAHELSVEQSGRVSPS
- a CDS encoding ParB/RepB/Spo0J family partition protein gives rise to the protein MTQPTRKRSGLGRGLASLIPTGPADGQESSLGKMGDAAADVVIGGSPDTGTSSPVGAVYREIDVAAIEPNPRQPRQVFDEEALAELVHSIREFGLMQPIVVRALPTEQPGAPARYQLVMGERRWRAAQQAGLTAIPAIVRETADDDLLRDALLENIHRVQLNPLEEAAAYQQLLDEFGVTHDELAARIGRSRPVITNTIRLLRLPIAVQRRVAAGVLSAGHARALLALEGGPEKQEELAARIVAEGLSVRATEEAVTLANRAGPSAPPAPKRKPIQMPGLQDVAEKLSNAFDTRVTVSLGKRKGKIVVEFGSVDDLQRIVDLMSASKE
- a CDS encoding ParA family protein encodes the protein MSEPRNGSPGVQGQQPAAEPASGVSRETVRGDVSRETATPAVSRETWTDPVDPAWPDATAVDTPIGAEAERAVKLLHAASKTTLPRPEKQRVFTVANQKGGVGKTTTAVNIAAALALQGLNTLVIDLDPQGNASTALGIEHRPGTPSSYEVLIGELPLRDAIQRSPHNERLFCVPATIDLAGAEIELVSMVAREGRLRNALAALKEYNFDYVFIDCPPSLGLLTINAFVAAPEVLIPIQCEYYALEGVGQLMRTIEMIKAHLNPELEVSTVILTMYDGRTKLADQVASDVRAHFGTKVLRTVIPRSVKVSEAPGYGMTILDYDPGSRGAMSYLDASREIAERG